From the genome of Methanobrevibacter sp.:
TAAGGATTATTATGACTGGGATGTGCATTTATTGGCTGATAAGACTGTAAATGCATTTTGTATGCCTGGTGGAAAGATAGTTATGTTTTCAGGTATTCTCTCAATAGCTAACACTGAAGAGAGAATAGCTTTCATCTTAGGACACGAAATGGCTCATGCATTGCTTGACCATTCAAGAACCCGTGCGAGCATTGAAAGCGCAAAGAACACTGTTGCAACCGCCACTTATTTCGGAAGTTTCCTTCTCGATATCTTTGGTATGGGAGCAGTGGGAGACATTACAAGAGCATCCATCAATGCTGCAAACATCGGATCTGATTTCCTGTTCGTTAAGCCATTCGGCAGAAATCAGGAATTGGAAGCAGACAGATTAGGTATGCTTATCATTCATTGGGCAGGCTATGACATCAATCAGATTCCCGCATTCTGGGAAAGCATGAGTCAGAAAGGAGGAAACAATTTTGAATTCTTCTCAACTCACCCATCCGATGAAAAAAGGATTGCAAACATGAAGGCATTGATTGCTGAAATCAACAGCGATAAGGATTTCACTAGCGGTCCTGTAATTGGCGATCCTACAGTCACTGACAAGACAAACAATTGGTCAAAACAAGCTCCACAAGCCCCTAAAGCCAATGCTTGCCCTAAATGTGGTGCTGCAATCGCTCCAGAGGATAATTTCTGTACTGGCTGTGGATACAAGCTTAAATGATCTTAATTATTAATTTACTTTTTTTCTTTTTTTTAAAATGATTAAGTTTGGATTTCAATCCAAATCCTTAATCAAAATCTTCTTTTATTCTTATTCAAAATTCTTAATCAAACAATTCCTTTATCAAATACTTGCTTTTCTCTTCACAGTTCATGTTCTGTATCTTATAATAATTCAGGAATCCCTCTTGGATATCATATACAAAGAACATCTTCCCATTCAATATTCCAATATCCATTCCCTTGAAGAAGACGTATTTCAAATAGAAATCAATCAGTTCCTTTGCTTCAAATTCCCCTTCCAGATTTGCAAAGAGATCTGATACGAACATGTCATGTGCAGTGAATGTATCGAATCTATAGTAATTCTGACATGCTCGCTCCGCATTGTTAAGATTGACTTCCAGAATATTAAACAGCTTTTCAAACAGGTCATCATTTATGGTGGAGTATTTTTTCTTCAATTCTCCATTGATTTTTTCCTCTTCCAAAAATTCGATTATTCCCTCATTTTCAATCCTTTCCTTATACTCCATTATCTCTTCATTGATTGTGTAGTAGGAATCCCTGATCTGTTCACAGCTTACATTGATTCCATCAACCTTTCTCTTTTCCTCATACTTCTTGTTTCTGTAGTTCAACTGTCTTGGGCTGCTTTCCCTGGTTGATTTTCTTATCTTTATCGGTGGAATTGTCTTTTTGAAGAAATCCATCTTAAAGCTGTATTCAGTGTAATAGTCATAATGCCTTTCCATATATTCGTCATAATATTTCTTATCCTTTAAGCAGTTGTTCAGTTTGATGATTTTTCCGACTATGATTCCAAACAGTATTCCTTCCTTGAATATCTCATCGTAGGCTTCCTTTATCTTTTCTTGAAGCTCGTCATGCTCATATCTGATTATGTCATTGGATTCCAATAGTATCTCAAGGTCAATGTTCACGTCAATAAGATAATTGTGTATGTTGTCTTCAACTCCCATGCCCTTCAATACAGGTTCTGTTATTTCCAAATGCTTTTCATAAAGCTCATAGATTTCATTGATCAAATAGCTCATCCTTTCACCTCTCATTTTTTAAGCAATAACTGCAGTTTTGTATTTCTTGAAGATGTACTCGCTGTGTTCCTTTTGGATGTACATCATTGTTTCGGTTTCAGATAGATTTCCTAATAGCTCATAAGGCAAGGCATCATTTTGAATGTCTTCAATGACCAGTCTCAAGCCTGTTCTGATTCCTATCTCCAATCCCATGTCTATCATGAATTCAAAATAGTCTTCGATTATCCTTTTGACCTTATATTTTCCGGTCTTTTCCTTGAAGAATCTGGATTTGATCAAAGGCTTCAGATTTTCCCCGTCTATTTTGATTCTCTTGTTGCAGGCGAATCTTGCCTTCTTCCTGTCTATTTGAAATTCATCCAAAAACTGTTCAAATAGAAGCTTCTTCAATTCCTTGTGGTTGTTGTCAATCACTTTTGATATGTAGGATACTGCAGAAATCTCAACCTCAAGTTGGCTTGGCTCATCATTTCTTGACACTATTAGCCTTTCTGTTCCATCTTCATCAATCTTTTCACAGTCAGATTTTGACTCGTCAAATGGGGGGAAGAATTCATTGTATTCCTTCAGATCAATATCAAGCATTTCCCTTTTGCTTATTGGAAATTCCAAGATCTTCTTTATCATATGGGTCTTTCCAAAACCGATTCCCAATAGGATTCCTTCCTTGATGATTTTTTCATAGAACTGATCTAATTGCTTAAATGAGTCCATCTCTTCATTCAAGAGATTCACGCTGTCCAAGATCACTATCAAATCGTTATTTATATTGGGATACAGGAGACATTTGACATCAATGCCGTAGTGTTTTGTCATAAGAAGAATATTTTCCTTTTCCTGTTTTTTATACTCTTCGAAAATCTCATCAATCATATATTTCACCTTAATTCTGTTTAATATTCTTTATTTTTCTATTTATCTTCATTATATAAATTATTATCGATTATAAAAAGTTTTTAGAATATTATAACGAAATTAAAGCAATTTTACAACTTTATTTTAATATTGATGTCATTTCGTAATTTTTCAAGAAAAATGAAAACTGATAAAGTCTTTTTTATAATGCTTTATTTTGAAAAATAGGGTTTGAAAATGGTTTTAGGAGAAAATTTTTTAAAAAAAGAGAATTTGAAAAAATTGAATTTTTTTATAATTTTAATGAAAATTAGAAAATAATATGATGTGATGTTGATGAGGAAGATTCTATTTTCAAATAAAACAATTTAATTTAAAATAATGGGTTTTATTATCAATTAAATCATTACTTTGACAAATAACTATTAAAAATATTAAACGGATTTTTAATTAAATTAATGAATTTTTTCTATGATTTTCACTTTTGTGATATTATGTTTTTATCATAGATTTTTTGAAAACATTCATTCCCTATGCAATCCACAGCCAATGCATTTCTGAATAGGATTTCCATACTCATCAACCTGATTGCAGTCAGCTTCCACTTGAAGCTGGTCTGGCCTCGGATTCTTTTCCTGAACTATGATTGAAAATGAGGAATAGCTTTGCTTGTCAATCACTGGTGAGATTCCTCTGAAGATGCATTCAAAATCTCCAGTTCCTGCAATGTTGAATTGGATGTCCTCTCCCAAGTTGAATTCCTCAAAGTACTGTACTGTTTTGCTTGACTCTTCAACAGGGACAATGATATTGATTATCATGGACTGGTCCTTTTCGTATATCTTCACTCCATTTAAGTTAATGGATAGCTCTTTTACTCTTGGTCGCTTAATGTTTCCGTATTGCTTTTTGAATATTACATAGTTGCTTTCTTCCATATTATCACATCTTGATAGTTATTTATATAAATTTTAATCAATATATAGTTATAAGGAATTAAACTAAAAAAGAATTAAAAACAGTTAATTAATTCAAGTTTTAAAGTATTTTAAGCTATTTTAAGAATTAATTTCAGATATTCAAAGCATTAAAGAATTTGTGATAAAATGAGTGAAAATAATTTAAGCTATGATGGAGTGGATGCAATATTGGGAGATCCGAAGAAGGCATTATGGAAAATGTCCATTCCACTTATCATTTCATTGTTCATCACAAGTCTTTATAGTGTAATCGATGCCATTTGGGTCTCTGGTTTAGGTGCAGATGCTCTTGCAGGTGTCGGTTTTGTAAGCCCTATTTTCATTGCCCTTATGGGAATCGGAAATGGATTGGGAGCAGGTTCCGCTTCTGCATTGTCAAAGTATATTGGTGAGAACAATAAGGAAAAGGCGGATAACGGTGCAATACACACTATTTTTATCACAGTCATTGTTTCCATAATAACCACAATCCTATTGCTGATATTCCTAAAGGACATTCTCCTTGGAATGGGTGCGGGAAGCACAATCGATTATGCAATGGATTATGGGGTGATTATGGTCATCGGTTCCATTCTTGTTATACTGTCAAATGCATTATACGGAGTCCTTAGAGGTGAAGGTGATGCAAACAGGACAATGTATGCAATGCTATTCTCTTCAATATTCAACATGATATTGGATCCTATCTTAATCTATGGCCTAGATTTGGGAGTTAGGGGAGCAGCCATTGCAACATTGATATCATTGCTGCTTGTGAATGCCATTCTGTTTCATTGGTTCTATCTGAAGAAGGATACTTATCTAAAGCCATTTTTATCCAATTATAAGTTTGATAAGGGCATCACTATAGACATTATAAAGGTAGGTTTTCCTGCAAGTCTGGAACTCGTTAACAATGCATTGTTTGCAGCATTGTTCTCCCTTCTTCTTGTTGTTGTGGCAAATACCGATGCCGTTGCGGTCTATTCAACCGGATGGAGAGTTGTGACAATAGCGACAACCCCAATACTTGCAATCGCTACAGCATTGATTTCTGTTGTAGGGGCAAATTATGGTGCAAGGAAGTATGAAGAGATTCTGGTGGCTCATAGGTATTCCATGAAGATAGCTATTATTTTTGGATTCATAGCTGCCATAGTGGTCTATGCATTTGCTCCACAGATAGTTTCAGTATTTGCATATACTGGTACAAGCACAAGATTAAGCCCGCAATTGATTGCATTCCTATCTGTAATTGTCATATATTTCCCAACAATGGGCTATGGATGCACATCCACCTTTGTTTTCCAGGGAACAGGAAATGGAATCACCGCAATGTTCCAGACAATCTTGAGGGAAACAATATTCACTTTAGGATTTGCCATTCTTCTAGCAATTGTCTTAGGCTATGAAGAATATGGTGCTTGGTGGGGAATAA
Proteins encoded in this window:
- a CDS encoding M48 family metalloprotease; the protein is MAKDQRSSLNPFTGKSHFDIVNDDKFLQDSYNQYYAMVQKAQVLDNAPEGQVVRAVAVRLIKAVEAYLTKIDRMDYIKDYYDWDVHLLADKTVNAFCMPGGKIVMFSGILSIANTEERIAFILGHEMAHALLDHSRTRASIESAKNTVATATYFGSFLLDIFGMGAVGDITRASINAANIGSDFLFVKPFGRNQELEADRLGMLIIHWAGYDINQIPAFWESMSQKGGNNFEFFSTHPSDEKRIANMKALIAEINSDKDFTSGPVIGDPTVTDKTNNWSKQAPQAPKANACPKCGAAIAPEDNFCTGCGYKLK
- a CDS encoding MATE family efflux transporter, with amino-acid sequence MSENNLSYDGVDAILGDPKKALWKMSIPLIISLFITSLYSVIDAIWVSGLGADALAGVGFVSPIFIALMGIGNGLGAGSASALSKYIGENNKEKADNGAIHTIFITVIVSIITTILLLIFLKDILLGMGAGSTIDYAMDYGVIMVIGSILVILSNALYGVLRGEGDANRTMYAMLFSSIFNMILDPILIYGLDLGVRGAAIATLISLLLVNAILFHWFYLKKDTYLKPFLSNYKFDKGITIDIIKVGFPASLELVNNALFAALFSLLLVVVANTDAVAVYSTGWRVVTIATTPILAIATALISVVGANYGARKYEEILVAHRYSMKIAIIFGFIAAIVVYAFAPQIVSVFAYTGTSTRLSPQLIAFLSVIVIYFPTMGYGCTSTFVFQGTGNGITAMFQTILRETIFTLGFAILLAIVLGYEEYGAWWGIILGEIVVNTITMVWADWHIKKLIKLDKMIKK